The sequence GAGCTAGAGTGGAGTAGACATGAATCGAACTCGGGACTTCttactttgataccatgttaaactACCGTGTATCAGTAATTTATCTCTTACCAATATGCTGCAGACTAGATGATTTGCTTGACTGTATCTTCTCTTTCAGGTTAAGTTTCTGGAGCAACGTGTTTCTAGTTGTCATTATGGTAATAGACACCTTGGTTCAAGGTTTCTGTGGCAAACTTAGCAAGTGATGTTATTTTTATGGTCATTGTTCCTCAAATACTAAAATGTGGAGTTTTGCATCCAATTGCATAGCTGGAAATATTGGACTGAAAAATGACTCTATTAACCAAACCCAAGCTGCTTCTGAATGCTCTGATGATGAGGCTTCTTCTATTGCTAGCAGAGAGGAAGGACTAGAGTGCCCAATATGCTGGGAATCCTTTAACATCGTTGAAAATGTACCGTATGTCTTATGGTGTGGCCATACCCTTTGTAAAAATTGCATTCTGGGACTGCAATGGGCTGTTGTGAAATTTCCCACTCTACCAATTCAGCTTCCACTCTTTATCTCCTGCCCATGGTGCAATCTCTTATCCTTCCGTCTGGTTTACAGGGGAAATCTCAAGTTTCCTCGCAAGAATTACTTTCTTCTCTGGATGGTTGAGAGCATGCATGGTGACAGAGTGAAGTCTCATTCTTCCTTCGCTAGGGATCAACAATCACTCTGGCCTACAAATGGAAATTTGCCAATGGGAGGTCAAGTAAGCAATGGTAACCTCAGGAGGGGACAATATATTCGTCATCCTGAGCCACCAGGATCCCACCATGACCATGGTCGTCTCAGTAATTATCTCAGTGTGGAGACGTTACACTCTTCCCTTCGGAAGTCGCTGATTTTCTTTGTTCATTTGACGGCTAAATTCCCGTTGGTTGTTATATTTCTTCTGATCGTCCTCTATGCAATACCTGCTAGTGCAGCCATCTTGGCTTTGTACATACTTGTCACAGTTCTGTTTGCTCTCCCGTCATTTCTCGTTCTGTACTTTGCATATCCTAGTCTGGATTGGCTTGTGAGAGAAATCATCACTTGAGATGCTATTCGGGGTTTGCAAGTGCTGTGAATAGATGTTTGCTCCTATAAAAATGCATCCTCTCTATCCAAAGAACCATGAAACTTATAATTCGACGACTTTCCATTGTAAGGCTGCCCCAATGCTTCCCTTTGAAAGACACTCAATGTCAGTACCATTCAAGactttcattttcagattcattTTTAGTGCTTTTAGAAACTGGCTGGTATGATGGCTGTGATATTAATTACTGAAATTTTGTAGTGTTGGTGCATCCAATTCTTGAActgaattttcattttcctagACATGGTTGGATTGTGGATATCCTAAGGTTATTTATACAGTTGTAATAGGTAATTAGCATGAAGACCATTTATGAAGAGCTTGGGTGTTTGTTTGTATGGAATATTTgttatgtaatttaattatagTTGGTTGATGATAGATTTGGGATCAAGCAACTTAATATTGGTTTATGTCCtctttataattatttgtttaagtcACAGGCAGAGTTCTTTGCATTTTACACCTCCTGAATGACTTTGTGGCTGTAGATGATAGCTTACTGgatttgtttgtgttcttgtcTTGTTTGATTTGTTGTATTCAACTTTCTGTCTGGTCAAATAGAGGATCAGTTTGTAGAAAGTTTGAAATTAGTTTGTATTATGATCTTTTGAGAGGGTCCAGAGGAGTTCTATTCCTTAGAGGAGCATTTGGGGTGCTAAGGTGCCTCAGAAGgttgcttcttcttttcttttattttctcttttcctgtTTTACTTGATGTTATATTGGGCAAATCACCGAGGGTCGTCAGTGGACAATCTTTGAAAACAAGGTCTTGTGATTGTGCAAGAATAGAGGGGAGTCCATAGAGCACCTTCTACTTCATAGCATAGGTCAGTGGCTCAGGATATTTGGTCATTTGTGTGTACTTTATTCAGGGTGGTTTGGGTTATGCCAGAGACTGCAATGGATGCTAGAATGTTTGCTAGGAAGATTTTATTGTAACATAAGTTTCAAGAAATGGAAAGCTGTATCAATGAGTATTGTGAACAATTTAGTGAGAGATGAACAGTCGAACTTTTGATGGGGTTGAATTTTTAAATCATGTTCTTAAGCAATTTGCTTTAAGATCTTTGTATGATTTGAATCATTTGATGACTACCTTGGGTAGGAACCCTGTATCTTCTTTTCTGGAGTTTTTAGATCATTTAATTCTTAGAGTATAGTTTCTTAAGAGTGGTTTATTGCACATTTTGTGCATTTGCCCTGGCTCCTctcaaatgaaattattttacttttcaaaaagaaaatagaggtCATGGTGGATGTTGTAAAACTGGATTTATGAAATTTGAAGTTGCGACAGGTAAAGCTGTTCTGATGATTctatagttttgttttttagttgcTGTATTTTATGTCTGGTTAGTCTGAGCAAGATTGGTTCATTAAAAATTTGCAGCAGTATAACAACATTTCCCTTGAACAGCTTGTCTATTGAACAGTGTGTAATTTTGACCATGGTTCTTCAACTAGCTCTGGTGTGGGGAAAAGGTCATATATATCCATTGTATAAATCTGGTAATTCCTTGAATTCAGGAATGAGCTGTATTAGTGGAGGCCATGAATATTGTGGCTAGCACAGTGCTACATCTTGACCCTGTTTTTTTGCCTAATAAGAAGCTTTATTCTTATTCCATAATCAAAGCGGGAATACTACTCATCTCCGTCTCCGTCTGAGGTGCCCAAAACGGAAAGTAACAATCACAAGCCCAACTAGCAAgagaaggaaattaaaaaaatatatatatattgcgtGCCACTGCCTATGTACATGAGATGAGAGgctttccaaaaagaaaaagattgaagaCGCTCCAAGATATCTGCTATAATTTTGACTAAATGTTCCAGTGATTGAACAAGTAGAAACCGATGTAAgagcaaaaccaaaattattttagaatttatattttcagatttttgtatttatctcgTAGGAAATTGGAtagttgtaaatttttattcaaataaggGTTAGATTTGAAATTAGATAGAGATCAGTATTTgagttcaattagaattagtTTCCAATAGTTGTTATCTTTCATCTTTTTACTTCCTAGAAGCTTTAACTCTGTATAAACTTTTGGTCTATTTTATATTCGAGGATAGACGattgattaatgaaattttagatTGGAGATTTTCTAATGGGAACTAATTCCAAACGCCTTAGATGTTGATGCCTAAGTTTCTTGTTTAGggtttatcttttaattttattgttcttttattttccacTTGATTGTCATGCATCAAAAACTTGTGTGCATTGCCTTCCCATATGTATCTTGTccgcccaaaaaaaaaaaatttgcttcttGTTGGTCTTAATTGTATTTGGTATGATGCTATGACCTCATTTAGACACAGACATTAACCAATTGCTTTTCCACATTTAAGACAAATCTCCACCTAAGCCAAAGGCAAATATGTAATGCTATGCATGTATTCAACATCCTACCAaacttttgaataaaaattagagaTAACATTTCCTTCAATAACGTGCAAAGTGCAAAGTAAGTTCAATCTTTAGAGCGAGAAGCAAATAATACTAAGAAATGCTTTGCTTTGGTTGTAAACCATACAACTTTTTTCACAAACTACTAATGTGATtgatacataataaaaatagtgttaGTAATAACTCAAATGAAAGCAATGTTTTTCCAattataataaatcatatcgacaattaagaaaatattgtttccATAACATTATTTAGTTGCAGTTTATGAAGAATTGAGGATCTAACAATTgtgttaaaaacaaattttaaaaatttaaaatcacgGTTCTAGAAAGTTCTGCTGATTTCCATTTCTACGtgatctcttcttcttttttttctccctccatCATCCACAATAAATCTAAAAATCCACGTAGGACATTCCAACATAGATCACCCACGTGTCGCAAACACAACCTGGAATTGAAACCTTAGATTCTGCTGTGTACAAACTCCAACAGTCCAACTGGTTGGTTAGTTAGTCCAACTGGTTGGTTGGTTAGTTTATGGTAAAGAAAAGAGGGCTtgggtttca is a genomic window of Quercus lobata isolate SW786 chromosome 2, ValleyOak3.0 Primary Assembly, whole genome shotgun sequence containing:
- the LOC115975572 gene encoding uncharacterized protein LOC115975572, which produces MWSFASNCIAGNIGLKNDSINQTQAASECSDDEASSIASREEGLECPICWESFNIVENVPYVLWCGHTLCKNCILGLQWAVVKFPTLPIQLPLFISCPWCNLLSFRLVYRGNLKFPRKNYFLLWMVESMHGDRVKSHSSFARDQQSLWPTNGNLPMGGQVSNGNLRRGQYIRHPEPPGSHHDHGRLSNYLSVETLHSSLRKSLIFFVHLTAKFPLVVIFLLIVLYAIPASAAILALYILVTVLFALPSFLVLYFAYPSLDWLVREIIT